A segment of the Bactrocera neohumeralis isolate Rockhampton chromosome 3, APGP_CSIRO_Bneo_wtdbg2-racon-allhic-juicebox.fasta_v2, whole genome shotgun sequence genome:
catgtggcaacactgccaaaaaaatatttttaattataagccTACACTAGCTTGTTGCCATTAGtctagttttattttaaaattgaattcaaaattttgtaaaatacggCAACTCCGccggaaatattttcattttgaagcCTTTACATTGATATAGAGAttgtaggaaaatttttttatagaaggTTTTAAGCATGTGGCAAcgctgttaaaaatatttattccatattattatttacattttcttttaaaatcaaTGTGGCAACACTGCCAAAACATTTCAATTACAAGCCTACTCTAGCCTTATacgattatttaaattttattttatttctgaatttagtttaaattttttgaaaatatggcaactccgatggaaatattttcaattttaagccatctatttaaatttatatcgaaattctaaaaactaattttttaaaagaaaatttgaagcatatggcaacactgctaaaaatattttcagctataaGCTTTaccaaacttttttaaaattatatcgattttattaaaaaattaaatctatggcgacctttttaaattttcagtaatTAGCTTTCTGCAACAGAGTGGCAAACCTTTTCAACAAATTTAGACTGCGAACTTTCTTAATCCTTTTTAGTTTCACATCGCATGCGCAAACATATTTATCCTCATTTTAGTTTATGTTTTTTCGACAGAAAGCTTTCATTGAAACCCAACTTAGACGCTAGAATAAATAAAGCACCCACCTTTACACCAGTACCATTAAGAGGATGGTGGAGCTCAACTGAAGACTAACGTCTCGGGTAACTCGTTGGCTTCACGCAGCAGTTGTATGGTCGCTTATGACGTACGGTATATTGGTGTGTATGGTATATGAAGACATGCCAGCGGACTGGGAACACCATATAATGACTTTTGAAGAAGCTGTCAAGAGATAGCAGAAAATAATAGAAAGGCCGAGGGTTCCTTTCTGATGTATCTTAAGTTGTTCATCAGGAACAGAGAAGCTTTCatcgaaatataaaagcaatTTAGTAATAATTCGACGACAGCGCCACCTAACGGACAAGTATTTGTTTTCCCTCCACCAATCTATAGTACAATCTGAATATGACCGAAAACAGTCCAAAAATATACCGTAAGTGCCTATTTGTATCAGAGCTAGCGTATAAGCCGTGTTGACACGCGAAAGCCACGAGCATTACGCTTGCATAACTTATGTAATCACATTTATGAGCTCGTTTGcctataaacacacacacacccacacacagaTTCGTGCATATGTAAGATCGCTTGCATTTTCACAGTAAACACCAATGACAGCGGAATTCCCTACTAATTGAAAAGCTTTAATCCGTACTCCATGCCGCTCCACCCAGCGCTGCATTGTTTATAGTTAGCAATCCGCCACCCGCGACCCACAGGACGCAGCACGCGATAATACCCGGACAATTTTGAACTTGTGCAATTGGCGAGCGCGAACAAATCGCAGttacaacacaacaaaaacaaaaacaaaaatgcacgatacaataaaaacaacgccGCACTAACACACATGCACTTATCAAAcacactctcacacacacacagcattCTCATGCAGTAAAGCACTCGTCCTCTAGTCGCACGCGCCGAATGGCAGGTTGTATAAAAGTGCCGCGCCCATGACGGCGGCCAACAGAGTTCAATAGCAGCTGCTGCTGTGATCAACCGGCAACCGGGCAGAACAAACGCTGAGAGCGCGATATCGGCGAGCACAAAGCCGTGCAgaataattattgttgttggccaTTGGCGCTTTGCCACTGTAAAATCATATCCGCGTTATTGTTattcttgttattgttattgttgtgattGCGATTGTGATTGTTTTTGCTGCGCTTTACGATTGAATTGCTCGCGCAAACAAGTTGCATCAACACACAGCGCGCTTGTGGCACGATTGTAGctgttgaataaaatattataaaataaattaaaatcggaaaaaattaaataaaattaatacgcGGCATTTGCACTGACGTGGTCTCGTGGATTTAAACACAACACTAAATCAACGGTGAACTAGCAGTTTGTGGAACTGCTGAGTTATCTGGTTGCGGAGTGAGCAGTTCGGAGCAAcgaattagatttttttaattaaaatttagcacacttctttgtttttggttttgcaaAAATGTCTACTAGTCACAAAGCTTCGGATttacttttgttgcttttggctgTGGTAGCGTTTATCAGCAGTAATTGCGGTAAGTGAATGACTTCATTAAGACGAATTGCTGCCTGAAGGtcacatttaattgaaaaagctttaattttatggaaatagcagtaaaaaaataatttaaactgtTGTGGATTAAGAACtggaattaaaaaaggaaagcaaaagcatttaaaaactaattttcaaatcaaatgcttttaaatccaaacaaaaattttcgaaactgccaattcgaaatttcaaaattaagtttaaaataaaatttcgcatgtaaaaattaagtttaaaattaaaatttcaaattaaaaaatgtttcgaaaatCAAAATGGGTTACTAAGCTGTTTCAGCacgaattttcaaataaagtattttagatgaaaaccaaaaattcgaaattataaggaaaatttcgaaattccaaaattaagtttaaaattaaaattcgaaattaaaaataatttcgaaaatcaatatGGAATGGAAAAATAACACTAATTTTGAAATCaagaattttcattgaaatccaaaaatcgaaattaaaaaaatttcgaaaatcaaaaTGGGTTGGTGAACTGTTACAGTCGAATTTTCATATAAggtattttaaatgaaaaccaaacattcgaaattagaaatttaattttaattttttaaatttaagtttcgaaattccaaaaaagtttaaaattaaaattcgataCTAAAAATAATTACGAAAATAGAAAGGCATagaaaaatagaataaatataataatataaataaataaaaattctcaaatcaaatattttaaatgaaaatcgaaaattcgaaatttgaaaggaaaatttcgaaattccaaaaacaacagcttcgaaattaaaaatggtttcgaaaatcaaaacagcatgcaaaaattatttcaataaatattcttACGTCCATTACTTtaagtaaatagaaaaaaaaaatcgaaattagaaaggaaatttatatttcgaaattcCATAAACAAgttaaaattcgaaataaacAGTGATTTCAAAAATCGAAACGAAAAagaatttaaatgaaaacaaaaattcgaaattaaaaagcaaaacttaaaattcgaaaataaaatttcaaaattagaaTTCGGAATAAAAAAAGGTTTCGAAATCAAAACTAATTGCAAAAAAGTTCAAGTCaagtattttcgaaatttgaaaatcgaaaataaaaaaataatgttaatattaaaaattaaaaaatatttcgaaaatcaaaatggattgcaaaaatatttcaacaatcattttcaaattgaaatttcgaaataagagaattgaaattcgaaattataaataattcgaaactaaaaattcgacattccaataaaaaaatgttcgaagttaaaaaagaaaatatataaaatcgaaattcaaaaattggaactcattaaaaaaaaatttggaatgaaTACCTAAAATTtgacacttatgtacatacaaggaaaagtcggaaaagctaaaatttttaatttataatcatAATTCACTTTTGAAAATTCGATTATTAGTAATATTCGAAATTTCGTTATTTTGAACTAAAAGTGAAAACTCGAAATTCGATTTTCGAATATTCGAAATTTCGTTATATTGAACTAAAAGTGAAAACTCGAAATTCGAAGTGTTTTACAAAATCGAAATTCTGCCTAAGAATTCGAAAATTTAGATTAGAGTTTCCCAACCAGAacactaaaaactaaaattagaaaaaatggaaatttggcTATCACAtatgtaggttaggttagtcaggtaggatatacatatgtatattttttgtaaatataattggTATAAATTTTCCACATAACTAAACTATACACTGTTATATAACTACAATACCTGTTATCCCACAGCGTTCGCTGCGATTCTAGCGCCCATGCGCGAAGTAAAAGTCGTGGACGATATCGCTTCCAATGTGCTCACCAATCTCGAAGTGGAGGCCTACCATCATCGTAATATGGAACGAAACTTCAATATGGATAAGGAATTGGAGGATGAAAGCGAAGACGACAAGTTCTGTGTGTGGCATAGATGTGATAACGATTTGCGCGAGCCGCGCGGCTTCAAGAAATACTTTGATttgtcatttttgaagaaatttatgaGTCATTTGAATCCCTTCGGCATGTCGCGCATGAATATGAATTTCTACCTCTTCAAACAGGACTTCCCCGAATGTGGGCGTGAACTGCGCATCAGCGATAAGCGCGCAGAATTATTGCGCGCCGGCTTCAATCCCAGGCAACCAACGCGGTTAGTATACAGACGACAAAAATAGAAAGCGCACAATTAAAAGAAGGCGCGCCAGTTCAACCAATTAATAACtggtttttacttttattcCCCCACCAACAGCATCATCATACACGGCTGGATGAGTCAGTCGCGTGGCTCCTTCAATCGCGACGTCAAGAATGCTTATCTCAAGCGCGGCGATTACAATGTGATTATCGTTGATTGGAGCGCTAGCGCCACCAATGTGAATTACTTCGCGGTTGTCAAAATGATTGAGGGCTTCGGCGCACAAGTCGCACGCTTCACGCAACACTTGCAGCGCACAGTTGGTGCAGATTACGATGACATGTATCTGATCGGTCACTCGTTGGGCGCACAAATTGCCGGCGCTGCGGGCAAACTCATTCAACCCGCGCGCTACAACACAATCTTTGCTTTGGATCCCGCGGGTCCTAAGTTCCGTCATCGTAGCGCTGAGTTTCGTATAGATCCCACAGATGCCAAATATGTCGAGTCGATACAGACCAGCGGCAATTTGGGTTTCCTTGAACCCACCGGCAACGCGACGTTCTACCCGAATTATGGTCTCTACCAAAGTCGCTGCTACTATGTGGGTTGCTCACACATACGCGCCTACAAAATGTTTGCTGAGTCCATCACAACCGATGTAGGTTTCTGGGGCACACGCTGTGAGCGGCGTGAGCCGGAATGGCAGTGCAATGAAGAGATGTCACCTGCGGATCTCTATCGAATGGGCGGTGAGCCTGCCCAACTGAAAAGCGGTATATTCTATGTGAAGACGGGCACGGGCGCGCCGTTTGCTTTGGGTCGCAACTGGCAGAATGAAGAGGCGTGAAGCGGAGTTTATGGTTGAGGGTGAGAGTAAGGACTGCAAAATGTGATACTTGTTCTAAAGCTtgccactttttttatttttatagaataaaattgtttttaaatctatttatgCGAATATGGTTATTTTAActtcgaataaatttttaaacgaactataatgtgtttatttttttcaaaatatttttagatattcacgttgccatatttttggaaaaaatatgtaaatgaattgaaaaaatatggcaaaaaataaaaagtatattgaaATAATATGACAAGGTCTGACTAAAAAAATCTTCTCTTAAAAATTATCAGAGAGGGTTTGCCacttatataaaagaaagtataTATTCAGTAGCGTTgccacttttttgaaaaaataagtaaaatgaaTAATATGGCGAGGACTGACCTTAAATCAAACTACTCTATTAGAAATAGATAGAAGGAGTTGCCACTTATATAAATGAAAGTATATATTCAGTAGCGCTGccacttttttggaaaaaatataagtaaactGAATAATATGACAAGGACTGACCTTCATCAAATTGCTCTGTAAGAAATAGTTATAGGGAGTTGCacttatataaaagaaaatatatattcaagaaCGTTGCTACATTTtggtgaaaaatataagtaaatttaaACAATATGACACGGTctgactaaaaaataaatttttctcttaGAAATAGTTAgaagagagttgccacctatttaaaatttttaaaatgctgcTACATAAAAATTGctgctaaaaattaatttaggtGCGTAGAAAatacttcatttgttttattaatgtgATTGCATAATTGGCATCTCTTCCAAAATATATTTGCCTTTAAACCCACTatagtttcttttttattaaaataaaatctaagGCATTTCGTGGTATTATTAATTAggctaaacattttttaacaggtggcaaccctttcttgaaaaattttgctaacTACAAGGTTTCTCTACATTTTATTGGGTTCTGTTctgttttttacttaattttttaaaatagatgatatttaatttttacataaatggcaactcttccaaaaaatattttcatctttcaccaaaaaaaaagattcacCTTTCAAGACGCTTAAGTTtcgtttttcttcaaatatgatttatagcattatagatattttttaacaggtggcaaccctttctttcaaaaatttgctAACTACAGCTCACCCTCTTTAGTTTATTGAGTTTTCTTCTCTTTTCTgaattttacttaattaaaaaaaataggtgGCAAGCCGCCAAAAActtttcttgaaaaatattgcttccTTAACGCTCTGCTTCTACAGTTTATTGagcttttttctcttttcagacttccacttatttttttaagcagGTGGCAACCTCTTCGAGTATTACATTGCATCATTCAGAAAGCCAAATAATGTTAATAACTTTtccaaacattttcaataaaatttttataaaatattttattgtcagAAGCTGCCACCCTATCTGATTTATTAAGCATAAATTATTAACACGAAAGATATTGGGAAATATGCTCAATATTCTATCatacttcaaaaattatatttatcaaattattttaatttcaaaatttaaagtcTTTCATTACTGAAACTCTGTCTACATAAATCTATTGACCTGCATTTGCTATTCAAATTATATGCGCTTTGTGCTTCACTTCGTTTGTGCTGTTAATTACACGATCGCAGCTTAGCTCTGAAAGCGCTGCTTATTGGTTTATGATTATGACCAATCAGATTGAAGGCACATGCCTAAAAGTAGGCTAACAATTAAAGTAACGGTTTAAAAAACAGGGTGgagacaaattttaaatttctcagCGGGATTCACgcataaaactttatttttctttacagACTTATGATTacaaggtatatacatatatttatacacattcaATTAACCGTTATATGTTTCGCTCCATTCATAAACACGTATTTGTCACACATACATAGGCATTAAGCTTTTGTTAAGTGTTTACGCAAAAGAATATTAACTGGGAATTAACAGCGGATTAAGCAAAGCTCCGCAAAACTGAaaattcacaaacacacacttaaAGGCTTAGCACCGTTAAGGGaacaaataatacaaacaaaagtttacttacatatctatacatatgtttgtatgtattcaaAGGCGCTTAcgtgaataaatatttgattttagttagAGAATACACCAACATTCAATGTAACCCAAATGAATATGAGCAATGTTTAAAAAAGGTATGGATATGACTGAAAGTTGATGCCGAGAGATTAAcaaataaattggaaaagtaTTATGgaagtgtaaaaataaaatcatttttgaaaaatgcagatattaaaaattcaattgttaAGGTTCTTTTAGTTTCCGTAATAATATAACAAGCTTTCAGCATACttcaaaaaattgcataatcAAATGTCAAAATAGTTTGACATCCAGCTCGTCACAGACTCgaaactttattttttggtacatactcAAGAAATAAAACCAGGTAGTATTCAGAAAAAGCAAGAGATTTGATTCAAACAGCCATTAAACACAGAGGGATCATTTTTTGCAGAAACTCTTAAGCGAAATTAGGTGGACAATGTCGTGAACACTTGATTCAAAACGTTCAAAAGTAAGTATGCCAGATATTTTAGACTAATACTCGTATCTAATATTATAAAACCTATACCGTTTAAGAGAGAACACTGACGTAGGATGTAGAAGGAAAATATTAGCAAATGAGCACGAAATTTAAAGTGGAGATCAACTTAAAAAGGTTGCC
Coding sequences within it:
- the LOC126752880 gene encoding phospholipase A1; this encodes MSTSHKASDLLLLLLAVVAFISSNCAFAAILAPMREVKVVDDIASNVLTNLEVEAYHHRNMERNFNMDKELEDESEDDKFCVWHRCDNDLREPRGFKKYFDLSFLKKFMSHLNPFGMSRMNMNFYLFKQDFPECGRELRISDKRAELLRAGFNPRQPTRIIIHGWMSQSRGSFNRDVKNAYLKRGDYNVIIVDWSASATNVNYFAVVKMIEGFGAQVARFTQHLQRTVGADYDDMYLIGHSLGAQIAGAAGKLIQPARYNTIFALDPAGPKFRHRSAEFRIDPTDAKYVESIQTSGNLGFLEPTGNATFYPNYGLYQSRCYYVGCSHIRAYKMFAESITTDVGFWGTRCERREPEWQCNEEMSPADLYRMGGEPAQLKSGIFYVKTGTGAPFALGRNWQNEEA